The sequence below is a genomic window from Micromonospora aurantiaca ATCC 27029.
AATGTTGCTGCGTCGATTTCTTTGCGACTCAGAGGAGGTGCGTCACGCGGACGGGCTCCGCGAGGATCGCTTCTGCTCCCGGAAGGTCGGCGAGACGAGAGGCCAGGTGACCAGGGTCAGCCGGTGCGGCAGGGTGGCGCGAGGCCACACGCTCCGGGCATTCGAGTGCTAGATCTCGATCACGGCGTCCGGGTCCGCCCAGACGGAGCGCAGTTCCACGATGTCGTTGAGCGGCGAGTGCTTGGCGACCTCGACGATCCCGGTCACACAGGCGCGGATGGTTTCCGGGTCGCGGTCCTCGATGGCCTTGTCGAGCCGGGCGAAGAAGCCCTGATGCAGTTCCCGGCGCTCGGCGAAAACGCGATCCAGATAATCCCGCAGGCCCTGACTCGCGGCGCTGATCCTGGCGATCTCCTTGTCGCGTTCCGCCACGATTCGGGCGCGTTCGGTCAGGTTCGCGTCGACGCGCTTCGCCACGTCGACGATCGCCATGAGGAATTGTGCGGCGTCCGGCGTCGTGGCCAACCAATCGACCTTTTCGTCGGCACTCCTGCGGGTGTCAGGCATGGGCGCTCTCCGGGTCGTAGTCGCGGTACTTGATGACGAGGAATTCGCCACTGGGGTCGAGCGTCAGATCGTCGTTCACGACGGGCGCCGCGCTGACCTCGGCGACGCCCTTGACGACGAGCAGCGCGGTCTGGAGGAGGTGCGCGTGGTCGTCACGGGCGAGATCGAACCCGCCGGGCTCGCGTTCGACCTGCTCCAGGCTGTCGATCGTCTCGCCTGCGCGCCGCACGAGATCGGCCAGCACGTCCCGCATCTCGTCGACCCGGTCGTCGATGCCGCGAAGAAGTTCATCCTGGTGGTGGTATTTGGCGATTGCCGTCTTGACGTCCGCGTCGTACTTGGCGATCGCCGTGTCGGCGTCGGACTTTGACTTGATCATCAAGCCGATACTGAGCGCGACCGCCGGGACCGCGGTGATGATGTTGAGCCGGAGCGCGCCCGCCGCGATCCCCCCACCTCCGGCGACCTTGGCACCGCCTCCGATCGCCGCGAGGGTGGCGTTTTTCGCCGCCGCGCCGCTCAACGCGTTGATCGCAGTGCCGGTGGACGCCGTGGCCACTTTCGCCACTGTGGTGTAAGCGGCGACGCTGAGGCCGTTGCCCGCGGCGGCGGACACGATGCCGGCCATCGCGGCTGCGACTTCGCCGGGACCGGAGACCTCGGGGGACGCCTCGATCTCGCGATTCTCGGGCGCCTCACCGTCCTCGACGATCTGGCGCCCACGCATCCGCAACTGGCGCTCGTTGCGCTCGGCGAACGCCTTCATGCGGGGGATCACGGAGTCGAGGGCCGCCTGCTGGCACTCGCCCAGCCCTCTCAGCTTCTCCGAGGTGGAATCGGCGGCTGCCCGGTGCTTCGCGTACTCCTCGTCGTGCTCGCTGGTTATTTCTTCCAGCTTTTTCTTGGCCTGATTCTCAATGATCTTATTTCCGATAAAGCTGACCGCCGTCGTTCCCGCGGCGACGGCGACCAGGACTATGGGGAACGGCACGGCCCACCTCGAAATTCATAGTTGCTTCCGCGAGCGACACCCTAGCAAGCACTTTCCCCTAAGCGCACCGGCCAACGGTCCCGGCAAATTTGTCCGACTGCCGCCGTCATGAGCTTCGCGCGCCAGGCCGGCTCGTCCTCGCCGGTCAGCAGCAGCACTCCGCTACCGGCGCAGACGGCCGGCCAGACCGGGTCCGTGCACCGCGAGACCAGCAGGACCGCGGCGACGGCGACACCCCGGGCGGCCAGCCGGTGCCGGTACTCCAGCACCTGCCCGAGGCCGAGCCGGAGCTGCTCGACCTCGTTGCCGCCGACCACGCTCTTCACCTCGGCGATGAAGCGGCGTCCGTCCGCGTCCCGCCACGCCACGTCGACGTTCACCCCGGCCAGCCCGGCTCCCGCTGTCAGGTCCGAGCGGGACAGGTGGGCGATCAGCGCCCGGCAGAGGCGGTCGTGCTCGTCCACGCCGGCCCGGTAGGCGTCGGCGTCGAACGACCGCTGCGCCGACAGGTCGCCCGCCGTCGTCACACCGGTGTACGGCCGGTCGAAGCCATCTCCGCCACCGGTCAGCGCATCCAGGCCGTCGCCGTCCAGCAACTGCGACGCCTGCCACGCTCGTGCGACGACCTCCGGTCGATACCGGCCCTCGAACGAGTACGGTCCGGCGGCCACCCAGCAGGACAACAGTCGTACACCGGCGATGACCGGCGGCTGCCGCAGCAGCCAGTGCGCCGTGGCGAGATCGGGGCAGGTGAGGAGGACCTTGTCTTCCGCGAGGGTCCTGGTGCGGTCGTCCGCCACGTCGATCCCGCGGCGCTCCCACTCCTGCAGATCGATCGCACCGGCCTCGATCGCCGAGAGGATCGGCGCGGCGTGGGAACGGAGCCAGACCTCCTCCCCTGTCTCGTGCAGGCCGAGGATCTCCAGCACGCCGACCGTCAGCCGCAACACGGCGGGTGCGGCATCATCGAGGTGGGACAGGATCCAGTACCTGCCGGCGGTGCCGGTGGCTTCCGGTACGACAGTGCGGGCCACCCAGCCGGCGAGCGCCCAGGCCTGACGGCCCGTCTCGTCGAGGCCGGCCGTCCAGTCACCGTCGACGGCACCGGGCACCGGGTCGAGCGGCGACGGCGCGGGAGCCTGGAAGACCCAGGCGGCCAGGTCGGCGGGAGTCGTGACCTGCCAGAGACGGGAACGGCGCGCGGCTAGCATCTCGGTCACGTCCGCCACATCGTCCGCGTTCCACCACCTCCCGCCCGCATCGGGCTCGGCCAGGTCGGACACGTGCAACCTCCAGTTCTCGTCGCAGAGAGGCTTCCTCAGCGCGTTTCTCGTGCGGCCCCACGTAGGTGTGCGTTCGGGTAACTTGCGCTCCACGATCTGAAAGGAGCGCTCATGCCGGCCCGTCGAGGAAGACGGCCACGGCCCGATGGAAGTCGTGTGGATTCTCGACCCACGGCAGGTGGCCGGATCCGGGGAGGCTGACCCGCTCACAATTGGGCAGCGCCTTCTCCAGCGAGTCGACGCCCCAGCGGGGACGGATGTCATCGGGGCCGTCGATGATCAGCACGGGCAGGTCGAGCGTCCGGCACCGCGCCGCGATCCCGGAGGTACGGAGTTCCCGCTTGACCTCGGCGTTGACGGCCCGGTTGCAGTCGTGGTTGATGCCCAGCCACGGCGTGGCCATGTCCTCGGCGTGCGTCATGGCGGCGTCGGGGTCGGCGTAGTCAGCCGACCACTGCAGAACCGCCCGTTCCCGTTCCTCCGCCGGGTTGAGCGCTCGTGCCCCAAGCGCCTCCCACCGGTGCAGATGGGGCCCGAGCCGCCGCCGGAGATTCCGTTCGTAGTGCGGATGCCAGCCGCGTTCGGGGTCGATGCCGGTGCCGGAGACGTAGATCAGGTGACTGACCCGCTCCGGGTGTTCGATCGCGTACCGCAGCGCCAGGTGCGCGCCCCACGAGTGGCCCAGCAGTGCCGTCCGCGGTCCGGCCAGGTGTTCGCGTACCGCGTCGAGGTCGGCGACGAAACGGCCGATCGTGTACGGGCCGCGCCGCTCGGAGCGCCCGCAACCACG
It includes:
- a CDS encoding alpha/beta fold hydrolase, with translation MTADVRTEDGCRLWADQVGAGAPLVLCHGGPGIWDYLGPVARLLDGHARVIRWDQRGCGRSERRGPYTIGRFVADLDAVREHLAGPRTALLGHSWGAHLALRYAIEHPERVSHLIYVSGTGIDPERGWHPHYERNLRRRLGPHLHRWEALGARALNPAEERERAVLQWSADYADPDAAMTHAEDMATPWLGINHDCNRAVNAEVKRELRTSGIAARCRTLDLPVLIIDGPDDIRPRWGVDSLEKALPNCERVSLPGSGHLPWVENPHDFHRAVAVFLDGPA